In Podospora pseudoanserina strain CBS 124.78 chromosome 5, whole genome shotgun sequence, a single window of DNA contains:
- a CDS encoding hypothetical protein (EggNog:ENOG503NXIG; COG:S): MYECGDCYCRFPSGWRARNQHCEATGHSIPDLSASLATSTSTTTGTALSTCGTTAIFPTNTTNAKNASRFLRPSPRPPDMRLSAITIATSATAPSTISTHPPSDSPLISDCQRLANNLSGNGTFKYSSFGRHKTLAQYGSYAFGVEADEYWINSITHIGDQDIVEPEYGSGSRVSQLTCMVPHLYTMPSPKKAWPPICSLHAGRHVLIVGAGPSGLLLALLLAKHSIPVKVLESASQLDQQPRAAHYGTPAIPEFIRAGIIDQLRANGLILSTMCWRDPDSHEIIAGFDASKVLSDVDGQDLRTHCYVLQDLDELMLKEVRKYGGEVEFDAEVVGVGQDEDGEVGGRAWVEVKRKGGEVEREEADYVVGCDGANSIVRRSLFGDQFPGFTWDAQIIATNTFYDFEGKFGWHDANFIVHPENFFMAARITKDNMYRITYGETPGLTREEYIARQPMKFQQMLPGHPKPDEYKIVNISPYKMHQRCAPKFRVGRILLAADAAHLCNPWGGLGITGGFVDVGGLFDCLVGIWENKAGEDILELYSEKRIEKWQTVINPISQENFRRVSDKDPRTRFERDEFMQLLKKGETDDVLLKDLLLGFMEVRYDFTQHYKVR, translated from the exons ATGTATGAATGCGGGGATTGCTATTGCCGCTTCCCCAGCGGCTGGCGCGCCCGTAACCAGCACTGCGAGGCCACCGGCCACAGCATTCCCGATTTGAGTGCTTCACTTGCGACGAGTACTTCAACGACAACTGGGACCGCTCTAAGCACATGTGGAACTACCGCCATCTTCCCGACGAATACTACGAATGCGAAAAATGCATCGAGGTTTTTGAGACCCAGTCCGAGGCCACCAGACATGAGGTTGAGCGCCATCACTATTGCAACGTCTGCGACCGCACCTTCGACAATCTCAACACATCCACCCAGCGACTCGCCTCTGATCTCGGACTGCCAGCGCCTGGCGAACAATCTTTCTGGGAATGGCACCTTCAAGTACAGCAGCTTTGGCAGGCACAAGACGCTTGCTCAGTATGGATCTTA CGCGTTTGGCGTTGAGGCGGATGAGTACTGGATTAATAGCATTACGCATATTGGTGATCAGGATATTGTGGAGCCGGAATACGGGAGTGGAT CCCGGGTATCACAGCTGACCTGCATGGTCCCGCATTTGTACACGATGCCGAGTCCCAAGAAGGCGTGGCCACCGATTTGCTCCCTGCATGCTGGACGCCAT GTCCTCATAGTAGGCGCCGGCCCCTCaggcctcctcctcgccctcctcctagCAAAGCACTCCATCCCCGTCAAAGTCCTCGAGTCCGCCTCCCAGCTCGACCAGCAACCCCGTGCAGCCCATTACGGcacccccgccatccccgaGTTCATCCGCGCCGGTATCATCGACCAGCTCCGCGCCAACGGCCTCATCCTCTCGACCATGTGCTGGCGCGATCCTGACAGCCACGAGATCATCGCCGGGTTTGACGCCTCCAAAGTCCTCAGTGATGTCGACGGCCAAGACCTGAGAACACACTGCTATGTCCTGCAGGATTTGGACGAGCTGATGctgaaggaggtgaggaagtacggtggggaggtggagtttGATGCCGAGGTTGTCGGGGTTGGtcaggatgaggatggcgaggttgggggaagggcgtgggtggaggtgaagaggaaggggggggaggtggagagggaggaggcggattATGTGGTTGGTTGTGATGGGGCGAATAGTATTGTCAGGAGGAGCTTGTTCGGGGATCAGTTTCCTGGGTTTACTTGGGACGCGCAGATTATTGCTACTAAT ACGTTTTACGACTTTGAGGGAAAGTTTGGGTGGCATGATGCGAATTTCATCGTTCACCCGGAGAACTTCTTT ATGGCCGCCCGCATCACAAAAGACAACATGTACCGCATCACCTACGGCGAAACACCCGGCCTGACCCGAGAAGAGTACATCGCCCGTCAACCCATGAAATTCCAACAGATGCTCCCCGGCCACCCCAAGCCAGACGAGTACAAGATTGTCAATATTTCACCTTACAAAATGCACCAACGATGTGCCCCCAAATTCCGCGTTGGTCGCATCCTCCTAGCAGCAGACGCAGCCCATCTGTGTAACCCATGGGGAGGGCTGGGCATAACAGGTGGCTTTGTCGATGTTGGAGGCCTGTTTGACTGTCTTGTGGGGATATGGGAAAACAAGGCCGGTGAGGATATTCTGGAGCTGTACTCTGAGAAGAGGATTGAGAAGTGGCAGACTGTTATCAACCCCATTTCACAAGAGAACTTCAGGCGAGTGTCTGATAAGGATCCGAGGACAAGATTTGAGAGGGACGAGTTTATGcagctgttgaagaagggggagacggATGATGTTTTGTTGAAGGATTTGCTTCTCGGATTCATGGAGGTCAGGTACGACTTTACGCAGCATTATAAGGTCAGGTGA